One Apodemus sylvaticus chromosome 14, mApoSyl1.1, whole genome shotgun sequence DNA window includes the following coding sequences:
- the LOC127664604 gene encoding ankyrin repeat domain-containing protein 26-like: MDLCESTVCESVKDVDNCASDYLLSFAENHFICNTWSSKKTSNEKEEVKEQGNHMLDLKELISCEGNSKDCEQYSCDTILHFIEELMRQRKDINSEILVKIWGAVYTYKRSIDFEKHNCELIEEDCERISNEIIALREEWSQLEIENAELQDELCSLRATLESLELNDAASLQAEENEELSRTPAQEEQFKLYLSLTQSLHEMRRRNRELEEEIDRYMDLCTMMEEDSDGHQNGEFSGYNASSTSHCEEDTVLKLREKLESMETKLQQELIRCQCKEDENNLLEQKIAERKAARENREAEEGRIKQLEEKILSLKADMDKNMVERSEVENHKKAIEEQARSQVMEKINQENQVLQVTIVICPVL, from the exons ATGGATCTGTGTGAGAGcactgtgtgtgagagtgtcaagGATGTAGATAACTGCGCCTCAGACTAT CTTCTTTCCTTTgcagaaaatcattttatttgtaatacctg gtcttcaaagaaaacttccaatgaaaaagaagag gtCAAAGAACAAGGAAATCATATGCTTGACCTTAAGGAACTAATATCATGTGAGGGAAACTCAAAGGACTGTGAGCAGTACAGTTGTGAcactattttgcattttattgaaGAGCTCATGAGGCAGAGAAAAG ATATAAATTCTGAGATCCTAGTGAAAATCTGGGGTGcagtttatacatataaaagatcAATAGACTTTGAAAAACATAACTGTGAACTAATTGAAGAAGATTGTGAACGTATAAGTAATGAAATTATTGCACTGCGAGAGGAGTGGTCTCAACTAGAGATTGAAAATGCTGAACTGCAAGATGAGCTATGCAGTTTGAG gGCCACCCTTGAAAGTTTAGAATTAAATGATGCAGCAAGCCTCCAAGCAGAGGAGAATGAAGAGCTTTCAAGAACCCCG GCTCAAGAAGAACAGTTTAAGTTGTACCTGTCACTGACACAGAGTTTGCATGaaatgagaaggagaaatagggaactagaagaagaaatagacag GTATATGGACCTGTGCACAATGATGGAGGAGGACTCAGATGGACATCAAAATGGAGAGTTTTCAGGTTATAATGCTTCAAGTACAAGTCACTGCGAAGAGGATACGGTACTGAAACTAAGAGAGAAG CTTGAAAGTATGGAAACAAAACTACAACAAGAATTAATCCGCTGCCAATGCAAGGAAGATGAAAATAATCTTTTGGAGCAGAAAAtagcagaaaggaaagcagcccGGGAGAACCGTGAAGCGGAAGAGGGTAGAATAAAGCAGCTTGAAGAGAAAATACTCAGCCTCAAAGCCGATATGGACAAGAACATGGTAGAGCGAAGTGAGGTAGAAAATCATAAGAAAGCCATTGAAGAGCAAGCTAGGAGTCAAgtcatggaaaaaataaaccaagagaaccaagtcTTACAGGTAACTATAGTCATTTGTCCTGTGCTGTAA